Proteins encoded by one window of Pyrinomonadaceae bacterium:
- a CDS encoding RNase H family protein codes for MEPESDRRPAKQVTIFCDGSSLGNGRDVARAAGVALLGFKGLWRAFGIYLGKATNQQAEIAAAALGLEALKEPCRVRLHTDSKYVVETMSGRFRRKTNHDWWKRLDEAAERHQVEWQWSQGHVGHVIQEAADKAARKIAALGHVEPAVLQDAVDKIGVIEPEEADDEQLF; via the coding sequence ATGGAACCTGAGAGCGATCGACGACCAGCAAAGCAAGTGACGATCTTCTGCGACGGCTCGAGCCTCGGCAATGGCCGTGATGTGGCGCGCGCGGCGGGGGTGGCTCTGCTCGGCTTTAAAGGTCTTTGGCGCGCGTTTGGAATTTACCTGGGCAAAGCCACTAATCAACAGGCCGAGATCGCCGCGGCTGCGCTGGGCCTGGAAGCTTTGAAAGAACCTTGCCGCGTTCGTCTGCACACGGATTCGAAGTACGTCGTTGAGACGATGAGCGGCCGCTTTCGCCGCAAGACGAATCACGATTGGTGGAAGCGTCTGGATGAAGCCGCCGAGCGTCATCAGGTTGAGTGGCAGTGGTCTCAGGGTCACGTCGGCCACGTGATCCAGGAGGCGGCCGACAAAGCTGCGCGTAAGATCGCGGCGCTCGGCCATGTCGAGCCCGCGGTGTTGCAGGATGCCGTGGACAAGATTGGCGTCATTGAGCCGGAAGAGGCCGATGACGAGCAATTGTTCTAG
- a CDS encoding lasso peptide biosynthesis B2 protein — translation MILQALQLTTRDPARACLLARMAGWIVVLSMLARLLPLSRALQIVSTEVRQKSTNVDPVQFSSAIDALLESNVFVFKPSCWKRATVLHRYLALAGVATTIRFGVRKDADRELKGHAWLELNGKPILESSPPTYTVTYSFPSDQQFEGDLAVLASS, via the coding sequence ATGATTCTGCAGGCGCTGCAATTGACCACACGCGATCCGGCGCGAGCCTGTCTGCTGGCGCGGATGGCGGGGTGGATTGTTGTCCTCTCGATGCTGGCGAGACTATTGCCGCTATCCCGCGCGCTCCAGATCGTTTCGACAGAGGTCCGGCAGAAATCGACCAACGTCGATCCAGTTCAGTTCTCATCGGCGATCGACGCATTGCTTGAATCCAACGTCTTTGTTTTCAAACCGAGTTGTTGGAAACGCGCGACGGTGCTGCACCGGTACTTAGCGCTGGCCGGCGTGGCCACCACAATTCGTTTCGGCGTAAGAAAAGATGCCGACCGCGAATTGAAAGGACATGCGTGGCTGGAATTGAATGGGAAGCCAATCCTGGAAAGCTCGCCGCCCACCTACACGGTTACCTACTCGTTCCCATCGGATCAACAGTTTGAAGGCGACCTGGCAGTACTCGCCAGCTCTTAA
- a CDS encoding ferritin-like domain-containing protein: MAEQDFDKKAVVALLNEILETELAGVVRYTHYSLMIFGHNRIPIVSWLRGEANVCLAHANEAGELVTHLGEHPSLKIGALLESEQHSVQDILLESLEAEKTGLALYKRLLDVVRDRSVFIEEYARRMIAEEEMHMGEVNKMLRKPGEIHRFKPE; encoded by the coding sequence ATGGCAGAGCAGGACTTCGACAAGAAAGCCGTTGTCGCGCTTCTCAATGAAATCTTGGAAACCGAACTCGCCGGCGTCGTGCGTTACACGCACTATTCGCTGATGATTTTCGGCCACAATCGCATTCCGATCGTAAGCTGGCTGCGCGGCGAAGCCAACGTCTGCCTGGCGCATGCGAACGAAGCCGGCGAGCTGGTTACGCATCTCGGCGAGCATCCGTCACTTAAGATTGGCGCCTTGCTCGAGAGCGAACAGCATTCGGTGCAGGACATTCTGCTCGAGTCTTTGGAAGCAGAGAAGACCGGCCTGGCCCTTTACAAACGCTTGCTCGATGTCGTGCGCGACCGTTCCGTCTTCATCGAAGAGTATGCGCGCAGAATGATCGCGGAAGAAGAAATGCACATGGGCGAAGTCAACAAGATGCTGCGCAAGCCGGGCGAGATCCACCGGTTCAAGCCGGAATAA